A stretch of the Thermoanaerobaculia bacterium genome encodes the following:
- a CDS encoding enterochelin esterase codes for MTLAISRLLAEGELPPARIDAFLAAHTVPIVEGRTVTFLYRGDADAVFLQHWIFGLPSAQPFAQILGTDLWYLTQEIPVRSRVEYKLEVQRGDVSRLIRDPLNSQLAHDPFGANSVCQGADYRIPDWISPDPEARPGKLESLRVPSVVLGGPQELQVYLPARFRTTRRYPLLIVHDGSDYLHFSVLKTVLDNLIHRLEVAPMIVALTQSRQRLRDYAAQADHSRYLAEELVPALEARYPLQKGPASRGLMGASFGGVAALAAAAHYPGQFGRLLLQSGSFAFTDIGPSRRGPAFEPVVEFVNRFRDAPKRISERVFVSCGVYESLIYENRSLVPILQSTGMDVHYVESFDGHNWENWRDRLREGLFFLFPGPLWMVYE; via the coding sequence GTGACGCTCGCCATCTCGCGGCTGCTCGCCGAAGGGGAGCTCCCGCCGGCGCGGATCGATGCTTTCCTCGCCGCTCATACCGTGCCGATCGTCGAAGGGCGGACGGTGACCTTTCTCTACCGCGGCGACGCCGACGCGGTCTTCCTGCAGCACTGGATTTTCGGCCTGCCTTCGGCGCAGCCGTTCGCCCAGATCCTCGGAACCGATCTCTGGTATCTGACGCAGGAGATCCCCGTGCGCTCGCGGGTCGAATACAAGCTCGAGGTGCAGCGCGGAGACGTCAGCCGGCTGATCCGCGACCCGCTCAACTCCCAGCTGGCGCACGACCCGTTCGGAGCGAACTCGGTCTGCCAGGGGGCCGACTACCGGATCCCGGACTGGATCTCCCCGGATCCCGAGGCGCGACCGGGGAAGCTCGAGTCGCTGCGGGTTCCGAGCGTCGTCCTCGGCGGCCCACAGGAGCTCCAGGTCTACCTGCCGGCGCGTTTCCGCACGACCCGGCGCTACCCCCTCCTCATCGTGCACGACGGCTCCGACTACCTGCATTTCTCGGTGCTCAAGACCGTGCTCGACAACCTGATCCATCGCCTCGAAGTGGCGCCGATGATCGTGGCCCTCACGCAGTCGCGGCAGCGGCTGCGCGACTATGCGGCGCAGGCCGACCACAGCCGCTACCTCGCGGAGGAGCTCGTTCCGGCGCTCGAAGCGCGCTATCCGCTGCAGAAGGGGCCGGCGAGCCGCGGCCTCATGGGCGCGAGCTTCGGCGGCGTCGCGGCGCTCGCAGCGGCGGCGCACTATCCGGGGCAGTTCGGCCGCCTCCTTCTGCAGTCGGGCTCGTTCGCTTTCACCGATATCGGGCCGAGCCGGCGCGGTCCGGCGTTCGAACCGGTGGTCGAGTTCGTGAACCGGTTCCGCGACGCGCCGAAGCGGATCTCCGAGCGCGTCTTCGTCTCCTGCGGCGTCTACGAGTCACTGATCTACGAGAATCGCTCCCTCGTGCCGATCCTGCAGTCGACCGGCATGGACGTCCACTACGTCGAGTCGTTCGACGGCCACAACTGGGAGAACTGGCGCGACCGCCTGCGCGAAGGCCTCTTCTTCCTCTTCCCCGGCCCCCTCTGGATGGTCTACGAGTAG